In candidate division KSB1 bacterium, one DNA window encodes the following:
- a CDS encoding TonB-dependent receptor: protein MRKIFWLLLLHVNVASLAQSAGRIEGRVVDARTGEPLAGANVLVVGTNLGASADAGGFFVIPNLAPGTYLLRFSFLGYESLTKTDVVVSAVRPAIVNVQMVEGSLQRQEVVVTPGYFAEARTSPVSTTQLAAEEIRRFPGGFEDIVRTAATLPGVAVVNEGGRNDLLVRGGGPTENLYLINNLEVPNLNHFGTQGSSSGALSFVNLDFIDRVEFSTGGFGVRYGDKMSSVLALDTRPGRRDRPGGEATISATQFGLNLEGPLLRRGDFLFSARQSYLDLIFRAAGLPFIPVYTDFNLITDYEFSPRSRLSFLALVALDRVDRDQSSLKNRVTNAGILDNTQNQIITGATWRRVLGRGFFDLTASLNYNGFRFSQIDEYEREYFNSRADETELHLKLTSQLGLSRGGSLSAGLAVKHIINDNTAVFADTIYDRSGRRVAVASLGLPAVNVAALTTRKYAAHAEWQQPLLPWFNFTFGLRGDLHAFLDRPFYPAARLAVGFQPVPSLKFKTSAGRYYQSPSHVWVVNSANRALRAMRNDMVVFGVEYLLRPEVNLSLEAYYKRYRDLPTGTLAGINDYFVLTNTGVGYGGREDDFQSFGYFPLASQGRGRAHGFEVLLQKRFSEVPCYGQLSLAYNQSEYTAANGVTHPGQFDQRWIFNLSGGYVFNAKWEISGKFRFYTGAPYTPVYLPSQNGGKIQNLPEEYLSRRLAAGHHLDMRVDRRFHFSGWAMILFLDIQNLYNNPLPRRPRYDFWENRIDDRDALGLLPSLGISAAF, encoded by the coding sequence ATGCGAAAAATATTTTGGCTGCTGCTGTTGCATGTCAACGTGGCGTCTCTTGCGCAATCGGCGGGCCGCATCGAAGGCCGTGTGGTTGATGCCCGCACCGGTGAGCCCCTCGCCGGTGCCAACGTTCTGGTGGTCGGCACCAATTTGGGCGCCAGCGCCGATGCCGGGGGATTTTTTGTCATCCCCAATCTCGCGCCGGGAACCTATCTTCTGCGCTTTTCTTTTCTGGGGTATGAAAGCCTGACCAAAACCGACGTGGTGGTCAGTGCCGTGCGGCCGGCGATCGTCAATGTCCAAATGGTGGAAGGCTCTCTGCAGCGGCAGGAAGTGGTGGTCACCCCCGGCTATTTTGCCGAGGCCCGGACAAGTCCGGTCAGCACCACGCAACTGGCGGCGGAGGAGATTCGGCGCTTTCCCGGCGGCTTCGAAGACATCGTGCGCACCGCTGCCACGCTGCCGGGCGTCGCGGTGGTCAACGAGGGCGGCCGCAACGACCTGCTGGTGCGCGGCGGCGGCCCCACGGAAAATCTCTACCTCATCAACAACCTCGAAGTGCCCAATCTCAACCATTTCGGCACACAAGGCTCCAGCAGTGGTGCTCTCAGCTTCGTGAATTTGGATTTCATCGACCGCGTCGAATTTTCCACCGGCGGCTTTGGCGTGCGCTATGGCGACAAAATGTCCTCCGTGCTCGCGCTCGACACGCGGCCCGGCCGGCGCGACCGCCCGGGCGGCGAGGCCACCATCTCCGCCACACAATTCGGCCTCAATCTCGAAGGCCCGCTGTTGCGCCGCGGCGATTTTCTCTTCTCCGCGCGGCAAAGCTATCTCGATTTGATCTTCCGCGCCGCCGGCCTGCCATTCATCCCGGTTTACACCGACTTCAACCTGATCACCGATTATGAATTTTCCCCGCGCAGCCGGCTCTCCTTCCTCGCCCTGGTCGCCCTCGATCGCGTCGACCGCGATCAAAGCAGCCTGAAAAATCGCGTGACCAATGCCGGCATTCTGGACAACACCCAAAACCAAATCATCACCGGCGCCACCTGGCGCCGCGTGCTCGGCCGCGGCTTCTTCGACCTCACCGCCAGCCTCAACTACAACGGCTTCCGCTTCAGCCAGATCGACGAATACGAACGCGAATACTTCAACAGCCGCGCCGATGAGACCGAGTTGCATCTCAAACTGACCTCCCAACTCGGCCTGTCGCGCGGCGGCAGCCTGTCGGCCGGTCTCGCCGTCAAGCACATCATCAATGACAACACTGCGGTTTTTGCCGACACGATTTATGATCGCAGCGGCCGGCGGGTCGCGGTGGCCAGCCTGGGGCTGCCGGCCGTCAATGTGGCCGCCCTCACCACCCGGAAATATGCCGCCCATGCCGAGTGGCAGCAGCCGCTTCTGCCCTGGTTCAATTTCACTTTCGGCCTGCGCGGCGACCTCCATGCCTTTCTCGACCGGCCTTTCTACCCCGCCGCGCGGCTGGCGGTGGGCTTCCAACCGGTGCCGTCTCTCAAATTCAAAACCAGTGCCGGCCGCTATTACCAGTCACCCTCCCACGTCTGGGTGGTGAATTCCGCCAACCGCGCGCTGCGCGCCATGCGCAATGACATGGTGGTGTTTGGCGTGGAATATCTGTTGCGGCCCGAGGTCAACCTCTCCCTGGAAGCCTACTACAAACGCTACCGCGATCTGCCCACCGGCACGCTGGCGGGCATCAATGACTATTTCGTGCTCACCAACACCGGTGTTGGCTACGGCGGCCGTGAAGATGACTTTCAATCGTTCGGCTATTTCCCCCTGGCCTCGCAAGGCCGGGGCAGAGCCCACGGTTTCGAAGTGTTGCTGCAGAAGCGCTTTTCCGAAGTGCCGTGCTACGGGCAACTCAGTCTGGCATACAACCAGAGCGAGTATACCGCAGCCAATGGCGTCACTCATCCCGGGCAATTTGACCAGCGCTGGATTTTCAACCTCTCCGGCGGATATGTCTTCAACGCCAAATGGGAGATCAGCGGCAAGTTTCGCTTCTACACCGGCGCGCCCTATACCCCGGTTTATCTGCCCTCGCAAAACGGCGGCAAGATTCAAAACCTTCCGGAAGAATATCTCTCGCGCCGCCTGGCCGCCGGCCATCACCTCGACATGCGCGTGGATCGCCGCTTTCATTTCAGCGGCTGGGCGATGATCCTGTTTCTCGACATTCAAAACCTTTACAACAATCCCTTGCCGCGCCGGCCGCGTTATGATTTCTGGGAAAATCGCATCGATGATCGTGATGCACTCGGGCTGCTGCCTTCGCTGGGCATCAGTGCCGCCTTTTGA